Genomic DNA from Mycobacterium stomatepiae:
CGGTGACGACGGTAACTTCTAGGGGGTGTCGAGCGGGCCGCTGATCGGTCGGCGCAGGGAGCAAGCGGCCGTTGCGAAGCTCGTCGCGAACGCGCGGGCGGGACATGGTGGCGCTCTTGTCGTGAGCGGTGAGGCCGGCATCGGCAAGACCGCCCTGCTTGACGACATCGTGGCCCGCTCCGGTGATATTCGCATCATCCGAATCAGCGGTGCCGAGTCCGAACTCGAACTCGCTTTCGGAAGCCTTCAACAGCTGTGCGCTCCGCTGCATCAATTCATGGAACGATTATCCGAACCACAGCACAATGCCTTACGAGTGGCGCTGGGAATTCGGGGAGGTGACCCGCCCGACGCACTACTGGTCGGGCTGGCACTGTTGGGCCTGCTCGGTGAGGCGGCTGGGGACCAGACGACCATGTGCATCATCGATGACGCACAGTGGCTGGATTCCGCGTCGTTGCACATGCTTACCATCGCCGCCCGCCGAATCGTGGCCGACCCGGTGGCCATGATCTTCGCCACCCGCGACACCAGTACGGTCCGCGAGCTCGCGGGGCTGCCCGAGCTGACGCTGCGCGGACTCGGTGCCGCCGATGCGCGCGCACTCTTGGCAGCCACCCTGCCCGGCCGGCTTGACGAGCAGGTGCTCGCGAACATCATTTCGGAGGCCACTGGAAATCCGTTGGCGCTACTGGAGATTCCGAAAGCGTTGAGTCAAAACGAATTGGCCGGGGGATACGGAATCGCTCAAGCAGCGCCCCCTGCCAGTGTGGTCGAGCGGAGCTTCTTGCGTCAGATTCGCGGGATCCCTGCGCCGACAAGAACACTGCTCGTGCTGGCCGCGTGTGAGCCGACAGGCAGATCCGACTGGCTCTGGGCAGCAGCGGCCAAACTCGGCGTTGCACCCGATGCCGTGACCCCGGCCCAGGCGGCGGAACTGGTAAATGACCACAACGGCATACGCTTTCGGCACCCGCTGATCCGGACGGCCATCTATCGCAGCGCATCATTGGCCGAACGCCGTCGGGCACACGGCGCGCTGGCAGAGGTCATCACCGAAGAGTCCTCGGCCGACCATCGAGCCTGGCATCACGCCCATGCCGCAGCCGGCCCTGACGCGGACGTCGCCGACGCGCTGGAGCTTTCAGCCGAACGGGCACGTGCTCGCGGGGGCATTGCGGCCTCGGCGGCGTTCATCGAACGCGCCGCGCATCTCTCGGTCGACGTCGACCTTAGGGCTCGGCGGGCATTGTCTGCTGCGCAGGCGAAACTCGAGGCGGGTTCGATAGAAGCCGCGGACCACCTGCTGGCCGTGGCAACCGACTCCAGCGACGACGAGAGCATCGGCGCCACAGCTGAATTGCTGCGCGCACGCCTAACCTTCGCGACGAGGCGCGGCAACGATGCTCCGCCATTGTTATTGGCCGCGGCGCAGCGGCTGTCCAAGACGAACGCGCCGCTGTCCCGCGAGACGTTTCTCGAGGCGTTGACGGCCGCCGCCCTCGTCGGGCGGTTCGCTTCCGACCCCCACAACACCGCGTCGCGCATCGCGCAAGTCGCGCACCGCGACGCTCCACCCGAACCACACTCACCCCATGCGATCGACGATCTGCTAAGCGGATTGATCCTCCGATTGCGCGACGGACACGCCGCGGCTGCACCACGCTTACGAAGTGCCGTGACGAAGTTCCTGCAAGAAGACGCTGCGGGCACGGCAGAGCCACGCTGGCACGAGATCGCCTACATGGTCTGCCTGGATCTCTTCGATCAGGACAGCTACAACCACTTGGTGAGCCGGCAAACGCGCGCACTGCGCGCCACCGGTGCGCTCTCCGTGATGCCGCCGGCCCTGGTCACCGAGGCCGGTATGTCCGTCACCGCTGGAAAGTTCGTTCGCGCCGAGATGCTGCTGGGCGAGGCTGCCACCATCGTCACTGCGACCACCGGCGGGGCAATGCCGGACACGCCCATCCACT
This window encodes:
- a CDS encoding helix-turn-helix transcriptional regulator; this translates as MSSGPLIGRRREQAAVAKLVANARAGHGGALVVSGEAGIGKTALLDDIVARSGDIRIIRISGAESELELAFGSLQQLCAPLHQFMERLSEPQHNALRVALGIRGGDPPDALLVGLALLGLLGEAAGDQTTMCIIDDAQWLDSASLHMLTIAARRIVADPVAMIFATRDTSTVRELAGLPELTLRGLGAADARALLAATLPGRLDEQVLANIISEATGNPLALLEIPKALSQNELAGGYGIAQAAPPASVVERSFLRQIRGIPAPTRTLLVLAACEPTGRSDWLWAAAAKLGVAPDAVTPAQAAELVNDHNGIRFRHPLIRTAIYRSASLAERRRAHGALAEVITEESSADHRAWHHAHAAAGPDADVADALELSAERARARGGIAASAAFIERAAHLSVDVDLRARRALSAAQAKLEAGSIEAADHLLAVATDSSDDESIGATAELLRARLTFATRRGNDAPPLLLAAAQRLSKTNAPLSRETFLEALTAAALVGRFASDPHNTASRIAQVAHRDAPPEPHSPHAIDDLLSGLILRLRDGHAAAAPRLRSAVTKFLQEDAAGTAEPRWHEIAYMVCLDLFDQDSYNHLVSRQTRALRATGALSVMPPALVTEAGMSVTAGKFVRAEMLLGEAATIVTATTGGAMPDTPIHCYLAAYRGQEDQCREHVEHKLREAQDVGQGFESATALYALAILHIGLGQFQDALTAASRGVDYDELGICGYLLAELVEAASRCGDSTAAREALARLTARTDASPTGTAKGIGARSAALVCTDDDADALYREALAQLQRSPAVVYLARTHLVYGEWLRRVKRRSEARTQLRTAYDLFTHMGADGFARRARRELTATGEKVITHTPRAATGLTTQETQIAALVRDGYTNAEIAGQLFLSPRTVEWHLGHIFTKLGVASRRSLRGLTLR